Proteins encoded by one window of Rutidosis leptorrhynchoides isolate AG116_Rl617_1_P2 chromosome 7, CSIRO_AGI_Rlap_v1, whole genome shotgun sequence:
- the LOC139860359 gene encoding protein NLP6-like, with protein MSKEIALVEGCGSTNDPEVLESLKSRYLFIPYPSSSDEDDADDADNNYFTSLSIFGNRDVDGPESPLPPSFSNLMVDPNIIDPHMIKEKIISALKILKFRDQRVLVQFWSPVVVRNRWLLTTWDQPFGLGVVDKGLYSHRLKSELHAIVIDGEHREELAPPGRVFSKKLPEWCLDVHSGDTCSDVYGYIDLPVFESGGDLCVGIIEIITSSSNYVDYAFEVQNVSSALEKQRLKSPNALVHPRYYVVEDSRKHELDGIHNLLKSVCVDHNLPLAQTWAVSECSSYVSNSGNIEQSCSTFSRSCIGKVCMSTTELPFYVQDLSKWEFREACKDHHLEKSRGVVGKSLASRRASFCVNVTELEEHDYPLAPLAHMCGLTSCLAIYLKSIDFDVEYVLEFFLDPSNTNEEGLQGLMETIKQQIQSTFGIKLDITLTSFPEVIGEFTLNWNVDSQRFPVTFLTEKGEAPLPESENAKQIGTHLQIGVPLLEKGVEDSDLNSGTIKRKNNANFKGVRRKRKSAESSFSYEEIEKHFGKTMDAAAADLKISRSTLKRVCRELGIPRWPYKIGPDKNNIQSDSITNGDGRTITPVFEASSEKQLGTTNKATETGNHSFTVVSNMSKQSCRMDVQSPNYKSDGSIS; from the exons atgagtaaAGAGATTGCGCTTGTCGAAGGTTGTGGTAGTACAAATGATCCAGAAGTTTTAGAAAGTTTGAAATCCAGATACCTTTTTATTCCTTATCCTTCATCTTCAGATGAGGATgatgctgatgatgctgataataatTATTTTACATCTCTTTCTATTTTTGGAAATCGAGACGTGGATGGACCTGAATCCCCCTTACCACCAA GTTTCTCTAATTTGATGGTTGATCCAAATATCATAGACCCGCACATGATTAAGGAAAAAATCATCTCTGCActgaagattttaaaattccgtGACCAGCGTGTACTGGTTCAGTTTTGGTCACCCGTTGTTGTCAGGAACAGGTGGTTGCTAACCACTTGGGACCAACCATTTGGTCTTGGTGTGGTTGATAAAGGGCTTTACTCACATAGGTTGAAATCTGAACTACATGCAATTGTTATTGATGGTGAGCATCGAGAAGAACTTGCTCCACCGGGTCGTGTTTTTAGCAAAAAATTGCCCGAATGGTGTTTGGATGTTCATAGTGGAGACACATGCAGCGATGTGTATGGATATATCGATCTGCCTGTATTTGAATCTGGTGGGGATTTATGTGTAGGCATAATtgaaatcataacatcatcatcaaatTATGTTGATTATGCTTTTGAAGTTCAGAACGTCTCGAGTGCACTTGAG AAACAAAGGCTGAAGTCTCCAAATGCGCTTGTACATCCAAGATATTAT GTTGTAGAAGATAGTAGGAAACACGAACTCGATGGGATCCACAACCTTTTAAAGTCGGTTTGTGTCGATCATAATTTACCTCTAGCTCAGACGTGGGCTGTGTCTGAATGTAGCAGTTATGTATCTAATTCTGGAAATATAGAGCAGAGCTGTAGTACATTCAGCCGAAGCTGTATAGGGAAAGTCTGTATGTCAACAACTGAACTCCCATTCTACGTTCAAGATTTAAGCAAATGGGAATTTCGTGAAGCTTGTAAAGATCATCACCTTGAAAAATCTCGAGGGGTTGTTGGTAAATCATTAGCATCTCGTCGTGCATCGTTTTGTGTAAATGTAACCGAACTCGAAGAACACGATTACCCTTTAGCTCCCTTGGCCCACATGTGTGGATTAACGAGCTGTTTGGCTATTTATTTGAAAAGTATTGATTTCGACGTTGAGTATGTTCTCGAGTTCTTTTTGGACCCGAGCAACACAAATGAAGAAGGGTTACAGGGATTAATGGAAACAATAAAGCAACAAATTCAAAGCACTTTTGGTATAAAATTAGATATTACGTTAACGTCATTTCCTGAAGTTATTGGAGAATTTACTTTAAATTGGAACGTTGATTCTCAACGTTTCCCTGTAACGTTTTTGACTGAAAAAGGTGAAGCGCCATTACCGGAGTCGGAAAACGCAAAACAAATTGGAACACATTTACAAATTGGTGTTCCTCTTTTGGAGAAAGGTGTTGAAGATTCTGATTTAAATTCAGGaacaataaaaagaaaaaataatgCTAATTTTAAGGGAGTACGTAGAAAAAGGAAGAGTGCAGAGAGTTCATTTAGCTATGAGGAAATCGAAAAACATTTTGGGAAGACAATGGATGCAGCTGCAGCTGATCTTAAAA TTAGCAGATCTACATTGAAGCGCGTTTGTAGGGAACTCGGTATACCACGGTGGCCATATAAAATTGGTCCGGACAAGAACAATATTCAATCCGATTCAATTACCAATGGTGATGGAAGAACTATTACACCGGTTTTTGAGGCTTCAAGTGAAAAACAATTAGGTACAACAAATAAAGCTACCGAAACCGGGAACCATAGTTTCACAGTTGTCTCCAACATGAGCAAACAAAGCTGTCGGATGGATGTACAGAGCCCTAATTACAAGTCAGATGGAAGTATATCGTGA